One Roseimicrobium gellanilyticum DNA window includes the following coding sequences:
- a CDS encoding FdhF/YdeP family oxidoreductase, translating into MSSRTPAESETTSEPAPASPTPPAEGLPNALTPEEHTGIRVGSPSHAAAGVPAVLSSLNHVFTQAGVVRGTQAMLKLNQKNGFDCPSCAWPDPDDHRAPTEFCENGAKAIAAETTLKRVTPEFCAQYSVRELAEQSDYWLEQQGRLTHPMLLEAGEGATHYKQVSWDEAFNIMAAELNKLASPDEAVFYTSGRASNEAAFLYQLFVRQYGTNNLPDCSNMCHESSGAALKETLGVGKGTVKLADFDKADTIIVVGQNPGTNHPRMLSALQSAVRHGAKIISVNPLREAGLLGFKHPQEVIGMMGLATKLTSQYLQVRINGDMALFRGIAKALLGMERENPGKVLDQTFIKDRTIGYEAYRKQVEATKWEEIEKHSGIERAEIKKAAQQIASGSRKFISCWAMGLTQHRNAVATIQEVVHVHLMLGAVAREGAGLCPVRGHSNVQGDRTMGIFEKMPDSFLDSLGKVFGFTPPRHHGWDTCMAIKAMHEGQGKFFLGLGGNFLSATPDTEFTAAALRNCNLTAHISTKLNRSHLITGKRALILPCLGRSEVDLQNGMEQFVTVENSMGIVHMSQGRLTPPSDQCLSETAIVARLAEATLKGRSTVPWRELYGNYDLIRDKVEAVIPGFENFNERVRTPGGFYLYNAAREGVFNTPTGNGRAVFTSHPLTSLEAGPGQLVLQTFRSHDQFNTTVYGLHDRYRGISNERRIVFLNPEDMKARGIGPVKPVDITSHWNGETRVARNFLAIPYDIPAGTAAAYFPEANVLVPVDSTAEVSNTPTSKGVLVTVERV; encoded by the coding sequence ATGTCTTCCCGCACGCCAGCCGAATCCGAGACCACCAGCGAGCCAGCGCCCGCTTCGCCGACGCCACCCGCTGAGGGACTGCCGAACGCGCTGACGCCGGAGGAGCACACGGGCATTCGCGTCGGCTCGCCCTCGCATGCGGCGGCAGGGGTACCGGCGGTGCTGTCCTCGCTGAATCATGTCTTCACCCAGGCGGGCGTGGTGCGTGGCACGCAGGCCATGCTGAAGCTGAACCAGAAGAACGGCTTCGACTGCCCCTCCTGCGCCTGGCCGGACCCGGATGACCATCGTGCGCCCACCGAGTTCTGTGAGAATGGGGCCAAGGCCATCGCCGCCGAGACCACGCTGAAGCGCGTGACGCCGGAGTTCTGCGCGCAGTACAGCGTGCGTGAACTCGCGGAGCAGTCCGACTACTGGCTGGAGCAGCAGGGCCGACTCACCCACCCCATGCTGCTGGAAGCTGGCGAGGGCGCCACGCATTACAAGCAGGTGTCCTGGGACGAGGCCTTCAACATCATGGCGGCCGAGCTGAACAAACTCGCCTCGCCGGATGAGGCCGTCTTCTACACCAGCGGACGCGCCAGCAATGAGGCAGCGTTCCTCTACCAGCTCTTCGTCCGCCAGTACGGCACGAACAACCTGCCCGACTGCTCCAACATGTGCCACGAGTCGAGCGGCGCTGCGCTGAAGGAAACGCTCGGCGTGGGCAAGGGCACCGTGAAGCTTGCCGATTTCGACAAGGCGGACACCATCATCGTGGTCGGCCAGAATCCCGGCACGAACCACCCACGCATGCTCAGCGCCCTGCAGAGCGCCGTGCGTCACGGGGCGAAGATCATCTCCGTGAATCCCCTGCGCGAGGCGGGCCTGCTGGGCTTCAAGCATCCGCAGGAAGTCATCGGCATGATGGGCCTCGCCACGAAGCTCACCAGCCAGTATCTCCAGGTGCGCATCAATGGCGACATGGCCCTCTTCCGCGGCATCGCGAAGGCGCTGCTCGGCATGGAACGGGAGAACCCCGGCAAGGTGCTCGACCAGACCTTCATCAAGGATCGCACCATCGGCTACGAAGCCTATCGCAAGCAGGTGGAAGCCACGAAGTGGGAGGAGATTGAAAAACACAGCGGCATTGAGCGCGCGGAGATCAAGAAGGCCGCACAGCAGATTGCCTCCGGCTCGCGGAAGTTCATTTCCTGCTGGGCCATGGGCCTCACGCAGCATCGCAATGCCGTCGCCACCATCCAGGAGGTCGTGCACGTGCATCTCATGCTCGGCGCCGTGGCACGCGAGGGCGCAGGCCTCTGCCCCGTGCGCGGCCACAGCAATGTGCAGGGCGACCGCACCATGGGCATCTTCGAAAAGATGCCGGACTCGTTCCTGGATAGTCTCGGGAAAGTCTTCGGCTTCACCCCGCCGCGGCACCACGGCTGGGACACCTGCATGGCCATCAAGGCGATGCATGAGGGGCAGGGAAAGTTTTTCCTCGGCCTCGGTGGGAACTTCCTCTCCGCCACGCCGGACACCGAGTTCACCGCTGCTGCGTTGCGGAACTGCAATCTCACCGCGCACATCTCCACGAAGCTGAACCGCAGCCACCTCATCACCGGGAAGCGCGCCCTCATCCTCCCCTGCCTCGGCCGCTCGGAAGTGGACCTGCAGAATGGCATGGAGCAGTTCGTCACCGTGGAGAATTCCATGGGCATCGTGCACATGAGCCAGGGCCGCCTCACGCCGCCCAGCGACCAGTGCCTGAGCGAGACCGCCATCGTCGCCCGCCTCGCCGAGGCCACGTTGAAAGGCCGCAGCACCGTGCCCTGGCGCGAGCTCTACGGAAACTACGACCTCATCCGCGACAAGGTGGAGGCCGTGATCCCCGGCTTCGAGAACTTCAACGAACGCGTGCGCACGCCCGGCGGCTTCTATTTGTATAACGCCGCCCGCGAAGGTGTCTTCAACACGCCCACTGGCAACGGACGCGCCGTCTTCACGTCCCATCCCCTCACCTCCCTGGAGGCTGGCCCCGGTCAGTTGGTGCTGCAAACCTTCCGCAGCCACGACCAATTCAACACCACCGTCTACGGCCTGCACGACCGCTACCGCGGCATCAGCAACGAACGCCGCATTGTGTTCTTGAATCCGGAGGATATGAAGGCCCGCGGTATCGGCCCCGTAAAGCCCGTGGACATCACGAGCCACTGGAACGGCGAGACCCGAGTCGCGCGGAACTTCTTGGCGATTCCGTATGATATTCCGGCGGGCACAGCGGCGGCCTATTTCCCGGAGGCGAATGTGCTGGTGCCGGTGGATAGCACGGCGGAGGTGAGCAATACGCCGACGTCGAAGGGGGTGTTGGTGACGGTGGAGAGGGTGTAA